The nucleotide window TGAGGTCACTTCGGGACTTGAGTGAGAAGTACTCCTCTGCCTTGGAGATGTAGCCCAGGGAGCTGCTTCTCCGGATCAGGGCTCCAGGGCTGGGCCCGTCCTCCGCTGGGCGGGACATGTGCAGGATCTCGGGAAGGGTCTCCAGGAAGAGCTGGGTAGGTCAGAGGAGCCATCATACAAAGTGGGTCACCTTCACTCCTCCAAATATTGGGGCTTCACCCCTGGCTGCCTCAAGGTGTTCCCCAATCCATCATTTATCCCCCCAACCCCtaactgatggacacttaggttgcttccagttcTCCCTCACTGCTCAGCATAGAGAAGAACTCATTGGTTGAAAATGAATTCCAGGTGAAAaacaaaaagtcagaaaaatgcCCCGAGTGCCAAGCTAAGACCAGAAAAGTTGCTAAACGACCCCCCTCAGCTGTCCCCAAACCACCTGGTGGCCCTGCAGAGGACGAGAGGCAAGGAAAGCACCCCTCCTGGGGACCCTGCCCCCACAGTTCTCACTTTGTTTGGAATCGAGGTATAACCAATACATAATAGAATCAACAAACCATCCTCGTGTAGCCAGGTGAAATTCTTCAGAAGCATTTCACTGTGTAAACACCTCTCAGATAAGAACTTTATCTAAGATGTTCCctccttcctgtgtgtgtgtgagttgctcagtcctgtccgactctttgaggccctacgggctgtaacccaccaggctcctcagtccatggcgttctccaggcaagaatactggagtgggttgccatgccctcctccagaggatcttcccgactcagggactgaacctaggtctcctgcactgcgggcacaGATTatttatctgagccaccaggaaagctccccTCTTTCCTGCCTGGCCTCTATCAATTCCTACGCAGCCCCAGAGGGAATCACCACACCTTGTCTTCTAGCACTAAAGGCTGGTTTTGCCTGTCCTTGAACTTCACAGAAAGGAAATTTTGCAGTCTCCTTAAAGTCTGACTTCTGGGTAACATTCAGTCTGGGGCGAGTCAAGAAGCACGGGTAGCAACCTCCCCACCGTGTGCATGTGCGCATGCGCTCCACCACCACTGGGTACCGCCCCCGCGTGCCGGTGCGTGTGTACGCATGCGCCTCGCGCATTCCGCCGCAGAGAGGCACTGGGCAATCTCCAACTTTTGGCTACTGAACCCTCACCTTCTTCACCCGCTCAGACAGCACGTGGGTGCTGGGTGTGCGGAAGTGAATGTTGAGCACGATGACACAGATCACCACGACCACGGTCACCAGCACCATGCCAAAGAGCAGGAACCTGTGGGCGCAGGTGCAGTCTGGAGCCCCTGCccagggtggggcggggtggggcggcggggcgcggcggggcggcggggcggcggggcgcggcggggcggcggggcggcgggggcggggcggcggggcggcggggcggggggggggggggcggcggggcgggggggtggtgcGGTCAGGGAGGGCTGCTCACTTGCCGATGAGGGGGATGGCCATGGACGTGGCTGGCAGCCGCTTGGAGATGAGCAGCAGGAAGACAGACTGGGCCAGGAGCACCGAGATGGCCATGGATGTCTTCTCGCCACCTGAGGGACCCTGTCCTTAGCTCTGACCTCTGGCCCAGGGCCTGGAGGGTCGCACGGTGGCCCCTGCACTGCTGTCCACAATGCCATGGTGCCCAGAGCTCAGGAGCTAGAGCACTTGGGTTCCTATCCGTCTTTCCCCTTATTGCTAGGTGGCCTTGGACAAGcagcctaacctctctgtgcctcagattcCTCAACTGTTAAATGTTGGGAGGACAGAGCGAGAGAGTGTGTCTCAAATGCTCCGACTCTGCCTGGCTGTGGGTGAGAGCTCAAGAAACAGTTGCCATCCTCGTCAGCCAATCCCCTGCCACTCAGCCCCTCTAGACCACAGATCTGCGTAGAAGCCCCAGGGTGTCCTCACagaccccagcccagccctgccctgccttgCCCACCCGAGCCCCTGAGAAGTGCTGTGGGGTGGGCCCCGTGGTCACAGACCCCTGGCCCCCGCCCCACTGCCCCTTCTTGGCCTGCAGTGCGCCTCACAGCCTGGCTCTGGTTcccaccccactgcccccagGCTATACTCCCAATCCCATATTTTCCACCCTGTCTGCCAGGGTCAGGGCTGGATCATATTTGTCTCTGGAACTCACTGTGCCCTGCTCATAGTAAATGTTCTGGAGCCAAGTGACCACAGATGACATGTGACATGACACCTTCTAGAATGAGTTGAGTATAGATTGCATGTCCTCTGCCCTGGCTTCCTAGAGACCCCGTGATCCACCCACTGGCTCCACAGCCAATCTCTCCCCAGCAGAGGGAGACTGTAGTGTTCTCCCTAGGGTCTTTGGGAAGCCCAGCATGAGAGGCAGAAGTGAGGTCCAAGAGGGATGGGACTCCCTGGGGCCTTGTCCTCTTATGGGATatcccacagggtcacagagcccTGCCGCTGACAGGCCATGTGCTCCTCATACATGGACCCTGGGCAGGGACCCCCAGGAGTGGTGACACCCCCCCCCCGGCTAAGTGGCTCCCAGGGAAagtgaggggcagggctggggcggcTGAGCTCAGGGGCCCTCGGGAGGGGGTGCCGGGTGCTGGGCTCACAGTCGGCCGGCAGGTAGAAGACCAGGTTGATCATGAAAGAGATGAGCACGCAGGGCACCAGGATGTTGATGACATAGAAGAGTGGCTTGCGGCGGATAATGAGGTAGAAGGTGACGTCCTGGCGGTTAGGACTGTCCAGCGGCGCACTGGGGTCCACGTTGACCCTGGCTGGCCGGTGCACTATCTCCCATTCCCCGTTCTCTGAGGGAGATACACGTGGACGCCTTGGGGTCAGGCTGGGCAAGGTGGCCAAGGAGAGGCTTGGTGCAGGATGGTGGGGGGGGCTAGCGGGGACTGAGCTGGCCCAGGGGCTTAGCCAGGCCTGTCTGCAGTGTCCTaagggggctggggggtggggacacAGAGGAGGGTTCACGTTCTGTTTGTGGGTGTCTTTCCCTGGGGCTTGGGATGAACATTTCACTCTCCAAGGGCAAAGTTTTCCTCtgggatggatttttttttctccttgggaaaaataaaagctgAGGCCATATGTGGTTCAAATAAGAGCCTTGGGGAATAACAAAGCAGTCAGAGGAATCACTACCCCCACCATGATGTACCAGCCTCGGAACGAGCGGGATGCGGTCTCTTCTGACAGACAGGGGCAAGTGGTTGGGCCCCATACAAGGTCTGAGCCTGGTCACAGACGGGGGAGGGGGGGCGTTGGGAGGGGGCAGCATACACACCGTGTGGACGGCACACGGCACACACATCAGATGACAGCCAAAGCCCCAACCACCCCCCGGGCCCTCTGGGGATGGGAAAACTAAACCACCCCTCTCATCCATCGGCCAGATCGACCCCAGGGACCCTGTCCCGACGGGGAAGGGTCTGTGTCCACCTGCACGTCTGTGTACCGGTGTGACCATGCCCCgtgtatgtacacacacgtgCAGCTCTGTGACTGTATCTGTGGGCGGGTGTCCAGGGGAGCCTGGCCACCCAGGAGCTGCTGCTCCCGGCACCTGTGAAGCCCTCGGGATCAATGATGATCCACTCCACTGGGTAGGAGCGGCCGTCTTCTTCATCCTGCCTCAGGCTCAGGGTGATCTCCTTGGTCGTGTACTTGAGCGAactggggagggcagagggcagagggtggGTCTCAGCCGCTGGCCGGGGCCACGGTGGGGATGGGGCCTCTGCCTGGGTTTGGGGGAGTGTTTGCCTCCCTCGGCCCCTGGTAGGGTGCCCTGGTGGGGAGGGGCGGTCGGAGAAGTGGGGGCACCTGAACTTGAGGGAGCAGTTCTGCCAGTCGAAGGGGAAGTAGGTGACAGAGATGGGGCACGAAGAACGGAAGATGGCGGGCGGCAGCCAGTAGACGTAGCCCGAGGGGTAGATGAGCACGTTGCAGGGATAGGAGATCCGGAAGGAGCCATCATTGCTGGGGACACGGACAAGGGCCACAGTGAGTGCCGGCCAGCGTGGgggaggcagaggtgggagggcggcgggaggcggggcgggcTGCAGCTCAACTTGTTCTCCAGCACAATCTCTGGGCGCCACACCATGTCAGCGGGCAGACGCAGGACGCTGATATTCCCAAAGTCTTCAGCATCCCACTGCAGCCGGCTGTCTGTCCAGCCCTGGAAGCCCAAAAGCAATGTCAGCACTGTGACAGAGTTCCTTGAGATGAAGATCCTAATTCACCAAAGGCTCTATCTGGGCTGTGGTGGCAGTAGCTGGTGAGAAGGGCAGTTGGGTCTGgggtttctcgggaggcaggggCCAGTCTGTCCTGGAGGACAGTGTCTGAAGCAAGCTGGGGATCCCCCAGCAGAAGCAAGCACAGGTGTATTTGGGCCCTTCATCCTCTCTACCACCCCATGGCTCTGCGTGGGGTGTTCTCCTTACCTGCTCGATCCACACATTTGTGGTGAGGGTCTCTTCAACTTCTTTCTGTAATCAAGCAGGAAGCTGGTGCCCCAGAGGCCAGTACACATTCCCCAGGTGCCttctcccagctcccaccccGGGGGAGACCATGATGATGACCTGTCCCCAGCAGTCAGGAGTGGATGGACAGACCAAAAAGCAGGGAGAGCACATGGCCTCTTGAATGTGTCATAGGTGCAaaatggggaggtgggggagatcCCAGAACTGAAGCTGGAGGGGAAGGGGCATCACCTGAGGTCTGCAGGCAGTACAGAACCTGGAGAGGGCCTGAGTGCATTTCCAGGGGAGAGGGCCTactggagctggggctggggcctTGACCTTCCTCCCCATGACCATCCCAGCCGGACCTCCAGGAAGCTGTGGCTGCTGCCCTTCCTCCACCAGCCAGGAGTGGCCGCTCACCAGGGAGATGAGGTTGGAGAGGGTGAGAGCCAGGGAGATCTCCACGCTGTCCTCTTTGTGCACTGCGGGCCGCAGCTCCTTGTTGTAGGCCTTCTCCTCAAATAGGTGCCGGATCAGCCGCTCCTCCTCGTTCAAACCCCAGCtgcctggggagggtgggggacagGGGCCCAGGGAGGACGCTGCCCTGAGGTCCTGCTGGGCATGCAGTGGGACCCCGGGGGTCAGCCCCTCCAGGGAAGAAATGGCCGTGGGAGTGGGGAGgtgagcctgatgctgggagagggtgTCCCGggtcagaggaggagagaggagaccgTGCAATGGGGACGCTTTGGGGAGGGTGATGGCCATTCTTACCGCACACGACCAGGGCGGCCAGCAGCCCCACTGTTAATACAGACCCTTCCATCCTGTTCCTCTGACTGGGTCTTGGGTCTGCCCCTCCGGCCGGCAGGGCTGGGGAGTGTGGGTGAGTGCCAAGGGGACAGGTGCAGGGTGGGGGCGTGGGGGGGGGGCAAAGGAAAGAGGCAGCCGGAAATGCAATCTGACACCTCTAGGCTCTGTGGCAGGGCAGAGAAACTGGGGCAGGTGATGAGGGGGTGGGGACAAGGACTGGCTGGCCGGGGCAGGAGTCGAGGGACATAAGGCAAAGGGACTCCCCACAGCTACCAGTGAGGGTCGGGGCCGGGCGGAGAGGCTGAAGGCTGGGGGCAGCGCTGGGCAGCCACGGACAGGGCAGTGGGGACAGGCAGGTCGGCTGCTGCCATTTCTTGGAAGGCAGACCGATATCCTGAGATGGGGGGCTTTGCAGCTTTCCTCCAGTGTCTTTGTGACCTCTATCAGCTGAATCTGGAGGCTGGGCCCTACCTGTCCATCCACTCCAGTCCCACCCTAAAGAAGCTCTAGAGTGGTCTTCGTGGATcataaataatgtttattaaagCAGCTGTGATTTTCTGGTGGTGCATCTGAGAAGACACGTGGAGCCCtaacctcccacccccaccccactctggCAGTGACTCTTTGTCATCGTGCTCCTTGAtcccctcccaggccctggagcAGTGGtcctgatgggggtggggggagacggGGGGTGGAGTGGAGACCCAGCTCAGGGCCACCTGGCTGGGGGCACGTGAGGGCTGAATGGGTGGCGccccttcctccccagctctcGGCCCTGCCTTGAACCCTTGTGGGCTCCCTCGGGCTCTGCCTCTGCCAGGGCTGCCAGGCGGAAGGCCTGCAGGGCCTGCAGCAGCAGCCGGGGA belongs to Capra hircus breed San Clemente chromosome 2, ASM170441v1, whole genome shotgun sequence and includes:
- the CHRND gene encoding acetylcholine receptor subunit delta isoform X3; the encoded protein is MLKTLGISASCVCPLTWCGAQRLCWRTTMMAPSGSPIPATCSSTPRATSTGCRPPSSVLRAPSLSPTSPSTGRTAPSSSGGEKTSMAISVLLAQSVFLLLISKRLPATSMAIPLIGKFLLFGMVLVTVVVVICVIVLNIHFRTPSTHVLSERVKKLFLETLPEILHMSRPAEDGPSPGALIRRSSSLGYISKAEEYFSLKSRSDLMFEKQSERHGLARRLTTARQPPAGSEQAQQELFSELKPAVDGANFIVNHMKDQNSYNEEKDCWNRVARTVDRLCLFVVTPIMVVGTAWIFLQGAYNQPPAQPFPGDPFSYLEKDKRFI
- the CHRND gene encoding acetylcholine receptor subunit delta isoform X1; protein product: MAITLPKASPLHGLLSPPLTRDTLSQHQAHLPTPTAISSLEGLTPGVPLHAQQDLRAASSLGPCPPPSPGSWGLNEEERLIRHLFEEKAYNKELRPAVHKEDSVEISLALTLSNLISLKEVEETLTTNVWIEQGWTDSRLQWDAEDFGNISVLRLPADMVWRPEIVLENNNDGSFRISYPCNVLIYPSGYVYWLPPAIFRSSCPISVTYFPFDWQNCSLKFSSLKYTTKEITLSLRQDEEDGRSYPVEWIIIDPEGFTENGEWEIVHRPARVNVDPSAPLDSPNRQDVTFYLIIRRKPLFYVINILVPCVLISFMINLVFYLPADCGEKTSMAISVLLAQSVFLLLISKRLPATSMAIPLIGKFLLFGMVLVTVVVVICVIVLNIHFRTPSTHVLSERVKKLFLETLPEILHMSRPAEDGPSPGALIRRSSSLGYISKAEEYFSLKSRSDLMFEKQSERHGLARRLTTARQPPAGSEQAQQELFSELKPAVDGANFIVNHMKDQNSYNEEKDCWNRVARTVDRLCLFVVTPIMVVGTAWIFLQGAYNQPPAQPFPGDPFSYLEKDKRFI
- the CHRND gene encoding acetylcholine receptor subunit delta isoform X2, which produces MEGSVLTVGLLAALVVCGSWGLNEEERLIRHLFEEKAYNKELRPAVHKEDSVEISLALTLSNLISLKEVEETLTTNVWIEQGWTDSRLQWDAEDFGNISVLRLPADMVWRPEIVLENNNDGSFRISYPCNVLIYPSGYVYWLPPAIFRSSCPISVTYFPFDWQNCSLKFSSLKYTTKEITLSLRQDEEDGRSYPVEWIIIDPEGFTENGEWEIVHRPARVNVDPSAPLDSPNRQDVTFYLIIRRKPLFYVINILVPCVLISFMINLVFYLPADCGEKTSMAISVLLAQSVFLLLISKRLPATSMAIPLIGKFLLFGMVLVTVVVVICVIVLNIHFRTPSTHVLSERVKKLFLETLPEILHMSRPAEDGPSPGALIRRSSSLGYISKAEEYFSLKSRSDLMFEKQSERHGLARRLTTARQPPAGSEQAQQELFSELKPAVDGANFIVNHMKDQNSYNEEKDCWNRVARTVDRLCLFVVTPIMVVGTAWIFLQGAYNQPPAQPFPGDPFSYLEKDKRFI